From Seriola aureovittata isolate HTS-2021-v1 ecotype China chromosome 20, ASM2101889v1, whole genome shotgun sequence, a single genomic window includes:
- the skida1 gene encoding SKI/DACH domain-containing protein 1: MGDLESGFEEMQGVRLGYLLIKGKQMFALSQVFTDLLKNIPRTTVHKRMDHLKVKKHHCDLEELRKLKAINSIAFHAAKCTLISREDVEALYFSCKTERVLKSNKRKAKAVCSPGDVDASSGLLRADAELWKEKVWFSLHGVPETLTLHNKTGRRRELTPCLTDSKLPQFYHKSHGREYRSATKSSHKHFKNYETAKITGNRVTLSQRHSFFRSAVSRQPVVLQSAIAAQSRLSRSAGDLLHKRKRRREGGGGRDSARHSWSRSRHAHHHAPPVLLVQPKSSGSHGNSYGAFHLGPDFYLDPRPHHHHHHQHHHHHHHHHHEPTFPESYSSDTESSTYSDRVYPDSDFGSGFSTTSNSGSSEEEEEGEDEDDTQSESSEVSSEEEESSSQSDSSSVSSRVSVQSIRFRRARVGSLAKSLSTSKAPLVLQPTFHYNNQPQQEKQHRTLCHVATSQAGDSRQERQQKCEFICSETRKDVGPLQPPKFNSTVVGESFFTESKRERASEADPRRADPVVELNSYSLGLNRSKAFHPTRRTSGYPTKYPPGLSSQCDQDKDAKLTKCTDKREAKAISLKLLTPLKKIKTEAEEPCVTAAPHSDSGRTARTPPFNLHNVKIKVEESCDEYEYQHQATVVKCKGDKSESSNGQYPSGVIKQGDFFNIGIKATEKSPDVAPRSPCGPQECRSTQDTPCIEEGEHRNKNYRAPALGNKKPRVSRTQTKQNVPRVNKPASSSSSSSSSSCSCSSSSSSRPVGCEETSTEDLPSRRKRSSASTVVSPAKMLFSLMANFPSPPSLVVGSDGDLCPAYSLNSLRGPGPPPPSHPVWRWQPGGQILPPPHAQKTRKY, from the coding sequence ATGGGAGACCTGGAGAGTGGTTTTGAGGAAATGCAAGGAGTGAGATTGGGATACCTGCTCATCAAAGGCAAGCAAATGTTTGCTTTGTCTCAGGTCTTCACCGACCTGCTGAAGAACATCCCTCGGACCACGGTGCACAAGCGCATGGACCACCTGAAAGTAAAGAAGCACCACTGCGACCTGGAGGAGCTGCGGAAGCTCAAAGCAATAAACTCTATAGCTTTTCATGCCGCTAAATGCACTCTCATATCGCGGGAGGACGTGGAGGCTCTGTATTTCTCCTGCAAGACTGAGCGGGTGTTGAAGTCCAACAAAAGAAAAGCGAAAGCGGTGTGTTCCCCCGGGGATGTTGATGCGTCCTCGGGGCTCCTCCGTGCCGACGCCGAGCTGTGGAAGGAAAAAGTTTGGTTTAGTTTGCACGGTGTCCCGGAGACTCTTACACTTCACAACAAAACGGGCAGGCGGAGAGAGCTGACTCCTTGCCTTACCGACTCCAAACTACCTCAATTTTACCACAAATCTCACGGACGGGAGTACCGTTCAGCGACTAAGTCCAGtcacaaacactttaaaaactatgaaacagcaaaaataacAGGGAACCGCGTTACTTTGAGCCAAAGGCACTCGTTTTTCCGGAGCGCGGTGAGCCGGCAGCCGGTGGTGCTTCAGTCCGCCATAGCAGCTCAGTCCAGGCTCTCGCGCTCAGCCGGCGACCTACTTCAcaaaaggaagaggaggcgCGAGGGGGGCGGCGGCAGGGACAGCGCGAGGCACTCGTGGAGCAGAAGCAGACACGCGCACCACCACGCACCACCGGTGCTGCTGGTACAACCCAAATCATCCGGTAGCCACGGGAACTCTTATGGCGCTTTCCACCTCGGTCCGGATTTCTATCTTGACCCTAGAcctcaccaccatcatcaccaccagcatcaccatcatcatcatcaccaccaccacgaACCGACTTTCCCGGAGAGTTATAGCAGTGACACTGAGTCCAGCACCTACTCGGACCGGGTGTACCCCGACTCGGACTTTGGGTCCGGCTTCTCCACCACCAGCAACTCCGGGagctcagaggaggaagaggagggcgAGGATGAAGATGACACGCAGTCAGAGAGTTCAGAGGTcagctcagaggaggaagagagctCCTCTCAGTCCGACTCCAGCTCAGTTTCAAGCCGTGTTTCTGTCCAGAGCATCCGGTTCAGACGGGCCCGGGTGGGTTCTCTCGCCAAAAGTCTCAGCACTAGTAAAGCACCTTTGGTCCTGCAGCCCACATTTCACTACAACAACCAGCCACaacaagagaaacaacacaGGACACTGTGCCATGTTGCCACTTCACAGGCAGGGGACAGTAGACAGGAGAGACagcaaaaatgtgaatttatttgtAGTGAAACTAGAAAAGACGTGGGACCCTTACAGCCACCAAAATTTAACTCAACTGTAGTGGGggagagctttttcactgagtCCAAAAGGGAGAGGGCATCTGAGGCTGATCCACGCAGGGCTGACCCTGTGGTTGAGCTGAACTCTTATTCACTGGGACTCAACCGGAGCAAGGCCTTTCACCCCACACGCAGGACATCGGGGTATCCCACCAAATACCCCCCGGGACTGAGCTCGCAGTGTGACCAGGACAAAGACGCCAAGCTCACAAAATGTACCGATAAAAGGGAGGCAAAAGCCATCAGCCTGAAACTGCTCACtccactgaaaaaaattaaaacagaggCGGAGGAGCCCTGTGTGACCGCCGCTCCCCACTCGGACAGCGGCAGGACAGCCAGGACACCTCCCTTCAACCTCCACAATGTGAAAATTAAAGTGGAGGAAAGCTGTGATGAATATGAATACCAGCACCAGGCCACTGTAGTCAAGTGTAAAGGAGATAAGTCAGAGAGCAGCAATGGCCAATATCCCAGCGGAGTCATCAAACAAGGGGACTTTTTCAACATCGGGATTAAAGCCACAGAGAAGAGCCCTGACGTGGCCCCCAGGTCCCCGTGTGGTCCTCAGGAATGCAGGAGCACCCAGGACACCCCATGTATCGAGGAAGGGGAGCACAGGAACAAAAACTACAGGGCTCCAGCGCTGGGGAATAAGAAACCCCGAGTTTCCAGgactcaaacaaaacaaaacgtgCCCAGGGTCAACAAGCCtgcctcttcatcctcctcttcatcctcttcttcttgttcttgttcttcttcttcttcttctcgtcCCGTGGGCTGCGAGGAGACATCCACGGAGGATTTACCGAGCAGACGCAAACGCAGCAGCGCCAGCACTGTAGTATCGCCTGCAAAAATGCTTTTCAGCCTGATGGCAAATTTCCCATCGCCGCCGTCGCTGGTTGTTGGCAGCGACGGGGATTTGTGCCCTGCTTACTCCCTGAACTCACTGAGGGGCCCCGGGCCTCCCCCTCCGTCCCACCCCGTGTGGAGGTGGCAGCCAGGCGGCCAGATTCTCCCTCCCCCACACGCTCAGAAAACTAGGAAATACTGA